Proteins found in one Magnolia sinica isolate HGM2019 chromosome 5, MsV1, whole genome shotgun sequence genomic segment:
- the LOC131245842 gene encoding uncharacterized protein LOC131245842, giving the protein MESEESGEDTDSVMVARAMMACVAAVGEYCREYIFKQPSRHGEDERARFINSIIRASDRDCVTQLRMNRATFFDLCTQLREKAVLCDTRRVSLEEQLVMFLHTLGHNVRNRVIGHRFIRSGETVSRHFHSVLDAIVSLYPIFVKQAGPATPSEIQTNTNWAAYFQDCIGAIDGTHIPAHVPAGDHASFRNRKGVLSQNVLAACSFDMNFIYILAGWEGSASDARVLHNALSRSDDPLLVPHGKYYVVDAGYAHSPGFMAPYRGVRYHLQEYRTGRAPANMKELFNYRHAQLRNAIERCFGVMKGRFPILKTAMQYEFPTQIQIVIACCVLHNFIRTRPESQEEMAYAGVSATDGESNPTPHEVSTNDERQWLLRASQREKDDWNCVRDAIANKLWEDAQQNSGMPDRMSSDPSTPIHSPAKTPVVPTRSSPRTRTAKSLAEPASRASK; this is encoded by the exons ATGGAGAGTGAAGAATCGGGAGAAGATACAGATAGTGTCATGGTTGCAAGGGCGATGATGGCTTGTGTGGCGGCTGTCGGAGAATATTGTCGTGAATACATATTCAAACAGCCCTCTCGTCATGGAGAGGATGAGCGCGCCAGGTTCATCAACTCTATCATTAGGGCCAGTGACCGGGATTGTGTCACACAACTTAGGATGAATCGAGCGACGTTCTTCGATCTATGTACCCAGCTACGCGAGAAGGCCGTGTTGTGTGATACTCGGCGTGTGAGTCTTGAAGAACAGTTAGTAATGTTCCTACATACATTGGGGCACAATGTTCGCAATCGCGTAATTGGTCATAGATTCATTCGATCGGGTGAAACTGTGAGTCGCCACTTTCATAGTGTATTGGATGCAATTGTGTCGCTGTACCCAATTTTCGTAAAACAGGCTGGACCAGCGACTCCATCTGAGATTCAGACAAACACAAATTGGGCTGCTTACTTTCAG GATTGCATTGGGGCAATTGATGGTACACACATTCCTGCTCATGTGCCTGCCGGTGACCATGCGAGCTTCCGCAATCGGAAGGGGGTCCTCTCCCAAAACGTACTGGCGGCGTGTTCATTTGATATGAACTTCATTTACATATTGGCTGGTTGGGAGGGTTCTGCTTCGGATGCGAGGGTCTTACACAATGCTCTGAGTCGATCAGATGATCCCTTGCTTGTCCCACATG gaaaatattacgttgtcgatgccggttatgcACATTCACCCGGTTTTATGGCTCCATACCGGGGCGTTCGATATCACTTACAGGAGTATCGAACCGGGAGAGCACCTGCCAACATGAAGGAGCTGTTTAATTATCGGCATGCACAGTTGCGCAATGCAATTGAGCGTTGTTTTGGTGTTATGAAAGGCAGATTCCCCATCCTGAAGACCGCCATGCAGTATGAATTCCCCACACAGATTCAAATTGTGATAGCCTGCTGCGTCTTACACAATTTCATACGTACTAGACCAGAATCTCAAGAAGAGATGGCCTACGCTGGAGTATCTGCCACTGATGGGGAGAGTAACCCAACGCCTCACGAGGTTTCAACGAACGACGAGCGACAATGGTTACTGCGCGCATCTCAGCGTGAAAAAGATGATTGGAATTGTGTGCGCGATGCTATAGCAAACAAATTGTGGGAAGATGCGCAACAAAATA GTGGTATGCCAGATAGGATGTCTAGTGATCCATCGACACCAATACATTCACCGGCCAAGACACCAGTGGTGCCCACACGATCTTCCCCACGCACGAGGACGGCGAAATCCCTGGCCGAGCCTGCGTCCCGAGCATCGAAATAA
- the LOC131245843 gene encoding uncharacterized protein At2g29880-like — translation MIDIFLEQVALGRKGDNGFKREAYQSAADAVTKHTNVVLKWQNVSNRLRYYKREYIAVKDMLSASGFGWDNERMVVTAPDEVWEEYIKSHPRAEKLRGKRIERMDDLATIVGSDQASGRFVQGSRTIAASASSSRLQQELNDAWRELDDDLDDTIDLSDDFVTDSARTIPFSPDSPSIGQHGSRSTPTHTSNSNATQSGSAGRKRSRPTRPCEVLGASLKIVADSMLKFGLGKSVNRTSKVLDILEEVQGLTNSEFFEVGQLLSKDKDLASFFVSLRPERRIDWLKKTLHDHFGDRGVGSI, via the exons ATGATCGACATATTTTTAGAACAAGTGGCATTGGGACGCAAAGGCGACAACGGTTTCAAACGTGAGGCGTACCAAAGTGCCGCCGACGCCGTTACAAAGCATACCAATGTAGTCCTCAAGTGGCAGAATGTCTCTAACCGACTAAGGTATTACAAAAGGGAGTACATTGCAGTGAAGGATATGCTATCGGCGAGCGGGTTCGGATGGGACAACGAGCGGATGGTGGTGACGGCTCCTGATGAAGTCTGGGAGGAATATATCAAG TCTCACCCCCGTGCGGAGAAACTCCGCGGTAAACGGATTGAGAGAATGGATGATCTTGCAACTATCGTCGGTTCCGACCAGGCATCGGGACGTTTTGTCCAAGGCAGTAGGACTATAGCCGCATCAGCATCATCATCTCGTCTTCAACAAGAACTCAATGATGCATGGAGAGAGCTGGATGATGACCTCGATGATACAATTGACTTGTCAGATGATTTTGTCACAGACTCTGCAAGGACCATCCCATTTTCGCCAGACAGTCCTTCGATTGGACAACACGGCTCACGTAGCACTCCCACTCACACGTCTAATTCCAATGCCACTCAAAGTGGGAGCGCAGGCAGGAAACGATCGCGCCCTACTCGTCCTTGTGAAGTACTCGGGGCCTCTCTAAAAATCGTTGCCGACTCAATGCTTAAATTTGGCCTCGGCAAGTCAGTGAATCGCACTTCTAAAGTACTTGATATACTAGAAGAGGTCCAGGGCTTGACCAACTCAGAGTTCTTTGAGGTTGGTCAGCTCTTGAGTAAGGACAAGGATCTGGCGTCGTTTTTCGTGAGTCTGCGacctgagcgtcgcattgactgGTTGAAGAAAACACTTCATGACCACTTTGGTGATCGAGGTGTCGGATCCATCTGA